The genomic region TTGTGGGCTGAAGTCTGGGTGTTTTCTGTCCCCGCTGGGTGGTGCGGGTAGGACAGACACGAGTCTCCTGCCCTTTGGGTCTCTCATGGTGTGCTTCTCCCCTTGTCCATGTTCCCATTTGCGTGGAAGGCTATGGGTTGTGTATGGTCTGACATTTCccatttggtttcattgatttatgACTTGTTTTCTGTCAGAAGTAGgtattttctctgtattttcattttttcctccctTCACTCTTGCCTTAGAGGGGTAGAGAGACGGTATTCTGGTCagccttcctttttccctttgtgGGATGTGTGTGacacactccctcccctcccaccgACAATCCACCCTCCCCAAGTGGGGACTCTGCCACGGGAGATGGTCGCCCCTGTCCTAAGAATGGCCAACCTCCCAAAAGTGGCTGATTAGAGGCTGGATATGACTCGTGGAAGGAGCTGCCTTTGGGGCATTCCCTTGAACTTCTGGAGCTGTGGGTGACTTGGGAACCCCTGGGTCCCTCGATAGATGCCTGACATGGGGCATCGCTGTCCTGCCTCGGCTTTGTGCATTGGGAGCCATTCCCtttccctcagcctctcaggccCTGGCGTGCCTTGATGTTAGAGAATGCTGTGGGATGTTTTGGTTCCCTCTTTGAAgcgcctttctttctctttctctctgctagATTTATTACTGTAGTCGGACACACTCCCAGCTGGCCCAGTTTGTGCATGAGGTGAAGAAGAGCCCCTTTGGCAAGGATGTTCGGCTGGTCTCCCTCGGCTCCCGGCAGGTAAACAGTAGCCAGTGTTTCCACCAGGGGCCATCCTGCTCCTTTCCCCACAACTTTGTCCTCCTTGTCCAGGCCTGGGAGACGCTGGGTCTGCGACAGGCTGAACTGTGCGAGGAGCAGCCCCCTCCCTGGCCTGGCCGGCCCATCactggaaggcaaaggagaggtGGCGGAGCAGGTCCATGTGTGTTGGTAGGATGTCATTTACCCGGCACCATCTCTttgcctctttctttctcctttgttgcAGAACCTTTGTGTAAATGAAGACGTGAAAAGCCTAGGTTCTGTGCAGCTTATCAACGACCGCTGTGTGGACATGCAGAGGAGCAGGCACGGTAGCCACCGGGACCATGGTGTAGCCATAGGCAATCTGGAGAGAGTGAGGCGGGGTGGCAGTGACTGAAGACCATTAAGTGTCTTGCATAGAAAGAATGGCAGAGGAGACCCCAGTTCCTTCCTGAGTCCCCTCTTCCTTGGGAAAAAGTGTTCCTACTCTCTGGGTCAGTGTCTGGTCCGAATCCTTGGCTTGGAGATGATTTTACAGGCTTTctggaaaacaaaagtaaaacctTATAGTGTTCTGATGAGACCACAGTAGGCAGTATTTGGGAGGGTCTTACAGACTCCACCCCTTGGAAGTGGGTCTCAACATTACAGAACCCCTTCTCGGGCCCGTGGACAGTTGctgtcttctctgttttctctctttgtgCCTGTGCCACCctcagagaagaagaaaggagctgAGGAGGAGAAGCCaaagaggaggaggcaggagaagcaggTGGCCTGCCCCTTCTACAACCATGAGCAGATGGGCCTCCTCCGGGACGAGGCCCTGGCAGAGGTGAAGGATATTGAGCAGCTGCTGGCCCTTGGGAAGGAGGCCCGTGCCTGTCCTTATTACGGGAGCCGCCTTGCCATCCCTGCAGCCCAGGTGAGGGCCCTGTGGGGCCAGAAAGCCGCTCTTGGCTCTCACTGTGGTCTAAGCCGTGAGGGGAGTCCTCATCACACTGTCGTTTGGGGGATGTCCCCCACCGTGGTCAGGTTGATGGCACCTTTAACCCATTCTCTCCTGATGCGTGAGTTGGAGGAGGCGTGTGGGATCTCTTGGGGGCTCCAGGCAGCAGGACCAGTTGGCATTACTGGGGATGGTATTTAGGAGCCAGGAAAGCCGGTGCATTCCTAGTGAAACTACAGGGAGGGGGATGCCAGGAGCTGAGAAGAGTGTGCTGCATACACCTATTTACAAATGGCTTTCCAAGCGATGTTCCCAACTTCCATGCCTATGATGTGATGGAACATATCAGTGATGGAACCATTCAGTtttccagtttttcctttttttaatatcAGTACTCTTTTAACTGGAAAGCTTTCCTAACTCACACCTACCTGCGGCACGTGAGAATACTGTCTTCTCTGCCTCAACTTCTCTTGATTTTTAAACAGAAGGAAGAACTGCTAATGTAGCAGATCAAAAGTAGTATCTCACTGTTATTTGGTGGGTGCAGTTTCACTATTTCCTTGCTACTTCTTTGAGTGACTTTGGAAACAGGATATCACTTGTGGAAAATTCTGTAtaatccagaaaaaaatgtaaggtttTAAAAGATTTGGGGAACTAAGTAACCATTTTGCACAGCAGCTAAATGCTCACCAGCATACCTGCTGAGCTGTGTGGGCGCTGGCAGAGAAACGGAGGAAAGCTGCCAGGCCCCATGGTGTCCCAGGCCTTCCCTCCGGTCTGTTTGCCTTTAGAGCAAGATTAGTGCTATAGGCATTTATACACAGATACCATAATATGGCCCAAAATCTTTacgatttttgaatttttaaagtactttgaccatattttgcttttatgttaATAGTATTCCAGTGAAATTCTATGCATGGGGACACTGGAGCCCAGAAAAGTTAAGTGACTCATATTTTCTCACCAAGCGTGAGTGATGGAGCCATTCAGTGTTCTGGTATTTCATTGTTCATATGAGTATTCCTTTAACTGGAAACTTTCCTAACAACAAACACCTAAAGATCTGCagagttgcttttatttttgttacccCAGCTCCACGCCTAAACCCTCACTTGAGATAGGATGTATCAACCCTATTTTGTAGGTGAGGAAACCAAAGGTCAGAGAGGTTAGACAACTcttccagagtcacacagctgggaagtaGCAGCTCCAGGAGCAGAAGCTGGGGCCACTTCCTGGTGCACCGATGGCCTTCAGGTGTTTTGTGGAAACTCAGGGGCCTCTGGGGCGACCTTGAGGACATGGACAAGGCTAAGCAGGggttcccctcacccagccctgcCCTTGATTTACTCAGGAGTCAGACCAGCCCCAGTTTCCTGTGTTTCACGTATTGGCTTTTCATGTAAAACTTCAGGAGAGCTTGTCCGTTGCTACAAGCTATTTTTCAAATGTCCCTACACAGTCCAGGCAGGAAATTGAAGCACTCACATCAGGAGCTCAGTGTCAGGCAGGCAAGGCTCCTGCAGGGGAGCCCCGCCCTGCTCAGGTGGCCTCATCTCCCCTCCCAGCTGGTGGTGCTGCCCTATCAGATGCTGCTGCATGCGGCCACTCGGCAGGCTGCAGGCATCCGGCTGCAGGACCAGGTGGTGATCATCGACGAGGCGCACAACCTGATCGACACCATCACGGGCATGCACAGCGTGGAGGTCAGCGGCTCCCAGGTGCGTGGGCCTCCCCTTCCCGGGCCAGGGCCTGCCGTGAGGTAAAGGGACTTGGATGGTTCCTCCAGACACCTGGGCCAAGAATTCCTGCGGAGGTGGGGCTTGCTAGAGGATGCACGAGTCAAGGCGGTGACCTCATCGGAGGCTGACCATGGCTTTCCAGTGCATCCCAGAACTCTGGGGACCCCGTTATGACAGAGTGCCTCATTTCCCTGCACCTCACCTGCCCCCATGCTCCTGAGTCCCTCCAGCCGTGGATGCCAGCAGCCAGTTCTGTAAGCCAGGGAGATGGCATGAGTGGGGCAGAAGTCCCCTCAGGATTGGATTTTGTCATTACTGAAGTTGCCTGGAGGGGACTGAATTGAGGAATGCTCAAGATCAGTGCAGGCTCCTCCTGCTGACCTGTCATGTGCCATGCATGGCACCAGGTGTCTCTGTTCTTCACAGTGACTCTGCCCTGGGGGTGGTGTTCCTGTTTTACGTTGGAAACTTGGAGATTCAGAGATGGTCAAGCTGTGTCCTCTGAGGTCATGCAGCTCATGAGTGTGGAGCTGGGGTGTGCCCACTGGTTTCTGACTGTGAAACCCCTACAACATCCCACCAGCTCTACTGACCTGTGCCTGGGTTGAATTGAGGCCGAGATGTGATGGTGACCTTGAACCATCACTCTTTGTAGACTCCAGGTCTTTTCCCAACCTAGTGAAAACTAGCAGGGAGATTCCATACTTGAAGGGATTCAGCCTCTTGCTTTTCTCTGACCCCACAGTGGACACTGGAGGAaaacttcccttccttcccctctctctcagcTCCCACCAGCCTAAGGGCTGTGGAAACCCATACCTTTTGTCTGCACCCAGCCCCCTCTCCTCCCTTTGGTGGCTTCCTGTGTGTCCAGGGCCAGCATCTTCTAGGTGAATCTAAGATGTCAGTACCTCGGCCCTCGGCTGCTTGCCCAGAGCCTGGTTTGTGTTCTTTCCCCAGCTCTGCCAGGCCCATTCCCAGCTGCTGCAATACATGGAGCGATACGGGTGAGATGTGACCCTCTGAGGTAGTGGGACAGCCCCTTGGTGGCCCCCTGCATCGGCCTCTGAGAGGCAGCACTTTGGTTCCCACCTCTGGCCTGGGCTGTGGCGGGGTGGAGCTGCATGCCATTCATGTCCTGGGCACATCATGGTGTGTGCTGCACACAGACCTGGAAGGCTGGGGACTGACCGCTGGCTCTGAGGCCTGGGGCCGTGGCCAGCCTACTCTCTGGGAAAGAATTTGTAGCTTGTGACCCAGTTGGAGAGGCATCGGGCAGCAAGGCTTCCACTGGGGTAGGCGGGGCAAGTCGCCATCAGGGCATCTCCACTTAATGTCCATTGGCTTCTTCTCAGGAAGCGTTTGAAGGCCAAGAACCTGATGTACCTGAAGCAGATCCTATATTTGCTGGAGAAATTCGTGGCCGTGCTGGGGGGTAAGAGTCCTGTCCCCCTGCTGACCCCCGGCCTGCAAAACCTGCCGGGCTGCTTTTTCCTTGGATGCCCATCAGGACGCCTCAGTTCTCTGTGTTTTTAAGAAGGGTTggccgggcgttgtggctcatgcctgtaatcccagcacttgggaggccgaggcgggtggttcacctgaggtcaggagtttaagaccagcctgaccaacatggtgaaaccccgtctgtactaaaaatacaaaaaaaaattagccaggagtgttggtgtggcctgtagtcccagctactccagaggctaaggcaagagaattgcttgctcaaacctgggaggcggaggttgcagtgagccgagatcgtgccactgcactccagtctgggcaacagagtgagaatccagcTCAGAAAAGAGAAGGGTCTTGGTCATTGATTTAGAAAAGTAATTGTTCTTTATAGCTTAGTTGAGTTGTCTGACTTGAGCTTTTTTCAGACCCATGGGTTCTTTGCTCATGTTCTGAGGACTTCTTATTTCAGGCCCTGCTCTGGGGGGATAGTAAGGATACAGCATCACATGAACACACAGTGTTTCCGTGATAGGCGTAGTGCTGTGGGGTGTTCAAAGCACTTGCATATGTGGTTTTGTGTGCCCTGTGAGAATGCAGTGCTGGCCTTTGAATCCTTGTTGATAGACGCATAAACTAGAGCTCAGAGCAAGGGCTGTTCCCAGCACGGGAGCCTGGGATCTTCTGACTCCATCTCCCATGCCTCTTTGCATGACCCTGTCACGTCCCCTTTTATGATGGGGCACCCCCTTGGAAGGCATCTGTGGAAGTGAAAGCTGCAGAAAGCCTGTGGGAGCTCCTGGCGGGAGCTGGTCTCGTGTTGCTGCTCTGAGCTGCCAGCTCTGCTCTGCCTCAGGCTCAGCACGTGGCCTGGGCAGCTCCTCTGTGCTCCCGTGCCCTGCATACATTGGTCTGGCCGCTGTGTCCCGGCCTGGAGAAGGGGTGAAAAACATGAACTTACAGGGCTTTGGGTTCCATGTGCAAGCATGTGAGTCAGACGTGGGAGGCTCCTGGACCTACTTGCCCTCTCAGTGAGTCCTTTGCATGCTATAAAcagtgaaaagcaaaacaaagccatTCAAATACAGATGCTCTTTTTACTTGATGTGCAGTGCGGAGGGAGAGAAGATAGGGAAGGGTTGGGGGGCCAAAGAACCACCATTGTGACCTATTTCCATTCTCTTTTTTAGGGAACATTAAGCAAAATCCCAATACACAGAGCCTGTCACAGACAGGTAAGAGAGTTGCTCTCAGAGGACCCAGAGCTGATCTGAGCCACTTCCGAGCTTAACCCTGGGACTGAAACCTGAGGCTCAGGGTGAAGCTCCCAAGGCCCTTCATGTGTTTGCTCTCAGGGACGGAGCTGAAGACCATCAACGACTTTCTCTTCCAGAGCCAGATCGACAACATCAACCTGTTCAAGGTAGAGGTTTccacctttccacattccatatccaATTTCCTTCCTATCACCACCTGTGGGTAGGGTACTATGTTAAGActatagaaggaagaaaaagcaaaacagacgTGTAATTACTTAACCCTTAACACGCCTGGGAGACAAAAGTCATCTTCCTTTAGGGTGAAGGTCACAGGGATGGGTGAGAAAGGGACCTTTCTTAGTGCCTCATAGAACAGACAGAGACTCCAGGTCCTCGCCGCCTCACTCCGTCTTCTGGCACAGTCTCCGTCAGGCTTATGGACAGGAATAGGACGTTGATTTGTTCTGTGCAACCCCTGTCACGTCTTCCCACTTGGGCCTTGGGTCTGGTGGCAGCCTCAGACCTCTGCTCACTCCAGGTCTGTGTACCCAGCACTCCCCAGGTGAAACACGGCCACTGCCGCCAGAACCCCAGCCTCGTAACTCAAATCAGCAACAGTGACTGCCCCCGGGTACAGGGTTCTGCCGTCTGTTCTAGGCGGCATGCCATGTGCTGTGCTCTGAGCTAGGATATCCTTTTGCCCCAGCAAGAAAAGCAAACAGGCCCACGGAGGTGACTTCAGGAGGGTGGCGAGTACAGGCTTCCCACAAGTGAGCCAATAGCAAGTGGCAGAGACAGCGTCCAAACCTGGCTGCACTGACTTGGGGCCCCATATTCTTCCCATCCtacctgccttttttttcttaaaaccagCTTTTCCCCTGAATTACACATTTGGGTCACTGTCACTGCCACCATCCCTGCCAGACAGGCTGGATCCAGGTCATCCTTGATGCCTTTCTCCCCTTGTCTCCCACATGCCTGTGACAGCCGCCAGGCCCGACAGGTTCAGACAGTCCTGCCGTCCCCACGCTTCTCCCGCAGCTGGGACATGGGTGCAGGTGCTCCTTCCCTCGCCTTCCCTCTGCCCCCCTTGCTTTCCTTCTCCCCTCTTCTTCCCATGGGTCTCGGGTCTCATCACACACCGTTGAGGGAATCCTCATCGAAGGATGTCGCTCTTTTTAGAAACCGGTTTAAAGGCTCCAAACTCCTCATCTCTGCATCCCAACCTAAGATCTGGCACCAAACCACACACATTGGATGCACCGACTGAGTGGCACTGCCCCAGCCCCTGAGCAGGCCCCAGTCATCACCTCCTCTGTGGCTTTGCTCAtagaagttcctttttttttttaactctctgtCACCTGGAAGGAAAGCCAAAGGGACCTAGATTTTACTGAGCACTCTTAGACTTGAGAGACACATTTGGAAAGAGGGTCTCCCCCCTGAGGGAGGACACTGCGTTGTGGGCAGGGGCAGTAGAGGAGGGGGTGGCCTCGGAGAGGGGATGACAAGGTTGGTGGCAAGGAGGCTCCGGGTGCCTCAGAAGGTAGCACTGTGTGTGCTGCCTGGGTGGTAGAAGTggtgtttttggttttgctttgtttttaacattACAGCTTGCTCAGTTTGCACGCGTGCCTACAGCTGGGCTTGGTTTTTGCAGGTGCAGCGATACTGTGAGAAGAGCATGATCAGCAGAAAGGTAACTGCTCCCATCTTGTGGTCCTGAACAAGACCCAGCTGTGCCCCAACCCCCTGCCCTTGCCATgcttccctcccctgccctcagggaactCCAGAGTCCCCTTCGTCTCCACCCTCCTTGGTGCAGTGGGCCTTGCTGGGGTGGTGGGGTGTGTGCTGCAGGCATCTTGGGCCTGGCAGAGCCTCCGATCCACGCAGCCTCTCTCTCATGGCTGTTCCTCGTTCCTCTCCACTGCTCTCGCTCATCCCACCCAGCTCTTTGGATTCACTGAACGGTACGGAGCAGTGCTCTCATCCCGGGAGCAGCCCAAACTGGCTGGGTTTCAGCAATTCCTGCAGAGCCTGCAGCCCAGGACGACTGAAGGTGAGGCAGGAGTGTGGGCAGGCAGAGGCGGCtgcaggcatgggcaaggacttctgTTCCTCGTGTGTGCACCTGACCAGAGGGTCCACATTCTCCTCTGTGCAGCTCTTGCAGCCCCTGCAGACGAGAGTCAGGCCAGCGCCCCACGACCAGCTTCCCCACTGATGCACATCGAAGGCTTCCTGGCAGCTCTCACTACGGCCAACCAGGACGGCAGGGTCATCCTGAGCCGCCAAGGTAATCAGGGGGTTCTTGGCCAGGTTCAGTTCCCAGGAAGGAGCCAAGCTAAGCCAGGGAGCCACAGCGTGAAAGgattctttccttccatcctggGAACTTCCTGGGTTAGGAGGAAGCAGTGCAGTGGGCACTGGCCTGCTGTGACCTGGGCAAGCGGTGGAGGTGGATGGGAGGAGATCGAGGGGCTGAGATGGGGGTCCTGTGACCAGGGTAAGCAGTGGAGGTGGATGGGAGGAGATCGAGGGGTCGGGATGGGGGTCCTGTTATCAGGGTAAGCAGTGGAGGTGGATGGGAGGAGATCAAGGGGCTGGGATGGGGGTCCTCTAGGGCAGGGGTCATAGGCAAACTTGTATTGTGGGGTAGGTGGACTTTGGTTTGGGTCATGGTTTTGTCATCTATGAGCCTTGTGATTTGGACTATTTTCTTTCacaacttcagtttcctcatatgaaaATGGAGAGGataagctgggcgcggtggctcacgcctgtaatcccagcactttgggaggctgaggcgggcggatcatgaggtcaggagatcgagaccatcctggctaacacagtgaaaccccgtctctactaaaaatacaaaaaattagccgggtgtggtggtgggtgcctgtagtcccagctactcgggaggctgaggcaggaaaattgcttgaacccaggaggcagaggttgcagggagccgagattgagccactgcactccagcctgggcaacagatcgagactccatctcaaaaaaaaaaaaaaaaaaaaaagaagatggagaGGATCGTATGGTCCACCTCTGTGGGCTGATTGTCCTAGAGATTAAATGGTGTTTAATTTAAAGAGAAAGCACTAGCACTTGTGCCTCAGACCTGGACTCACCTGGGGACCCCCTTTGCTAGGACAATAGAAGTGTCTGTTGGGCTTGTACTCACCTCCCCACCGATCTGTTTTTCCAGGCAGCCTCAGTCAGAGCACCCTGAAATTTCTGCTCCTGAATCCAGCTGTGCACTTTGCCCAAGTGGTGAAGGAATGCCGGGCAGTGGTCATTGCGGGGGGGACCATGCAGCCGGTAAGGGCAGCTTTCCCTGCCCCTTGTGCCCCAGGTGTTGGGATGAGATGGGGGCTTGGGAGAGATGCATTATCACTCCTGTTCTCTCCTGGGGCCCCAAGCCAGTAAGAGTCAGCTCGAGCAGGCCCAGCAGTGTCCACTGGGTGACACTGCTATTCTCACTGCTGTGCCTTTTAGGCTGCAGGAGCAGTGGAGACTCCTCTGCTGCTCCATTCTGTAGCCCCAGGATCACACGTCTCCCAGAGAAAGCTGTTCTGTGGTTTCAAactcaaggaaaaaaatcatgattCCACTTTTAAAAGGTTCATTTTGATGTATATGAATATAATAGTTTTTGTAGGCGTAATTTTTACTTATGTGCAtacctgtttcaaaaacaaaagtgcAGCTCCCTCCACGTGCTGTCACTGGAACTTGCTCTTTTCACTCAGCAGCCAGAGGGTCATAAACCTGTCTCGTTGTCAGCAAGCATGCGCGTATTTCAGTATCCCAGCTGTGCTGGATTCTAGTTACACAGATACACAGCATTTCATGTACCTGTTCCTCTTTTGTTAGGTGTGCAAGCTATTTGCAGTTTTCTGTTTTGAGCATGACTGTGATGAATATAACCACATTTCTGCACAGTGGTGACTCCTACCTAGCAAAGGGTCTGCTGGACAAAAAGCTGCTGGGAATCCTGAAGCAGTGCTTCCCAGCCCCAGCTGCCTTagctttgatttttatatttttgtatgggtagattgttttattcattcagcatatTAAAGTTGTTTACAGTCATTATTGTTTCTGACGTTCACATTGTGAGAGCCCCTTCCTGCTAGCTCAGGTCTTCCCCATGGCCCAGTCAGTCTCGCCTTCAGCACAGCAGAATGTCCTGGGTTCACCATGGGTGTCCTTGCCCTGCACTGGACTCATTTCTCCAAGCCGCCCTGGTTTCTTGTAATGGGGAATGACCTTTAGAAATCAAGCTGTGGGTGCTAGGGTGTTTGTCGTGCTCCTGGGGCATTTCAGTAGAGAGATCTAGGAAATGCTTTCAGAATGAATCCAtactggtatttcttttttttttttttttttgagatggagtctcgctctgtctcccaggctggagcgcagcaaCCCGATcacggctctctgcaacctctgcctctggggttcaagcgattctcgtgcctcaacctcctgagtagctatgattacaggcaagcaccaccacacccagctaatttttgtattttagtagagatggggttttaccgtgttggccaggctggtctcgaactcaggtgatccaccagccttggcatcccaaagagctgggattacaggcatgagccaccacgcctggcccatattGGTGTTTCTGAGTAAAAATCAAAGGATTTGTTTACTTGACCTTTTATTGTACCTCTTTTTCTCTTAAGCCTGAACATGTGTGCTACATTAACATACTTAGCTGCTCTATCCTATAATATACttaaaagttttgaaatcagTACCAATATTACTTCTAACAATAAATCTGATTGAAATTGCCTTTCCTCTTTGCCCTTAGAGTGTAACCCACTAAGGATGCCTGGTCACTAGCCTCTAAAGTCATCTGGAACCAGGCTTCTCTCCGCGTGCTTCTGTTGTCAGTTTCATAGATAagctgtttttgtttcattttcttttcaattttagaatttgcttttttcttttctgacttgtagtttttaaatatgtaaatatttgtatGGTTCAAAAGTCAAAGCAATATAAAAAGACCTATTCAGGAAAGCCTCACTCTCATCCCTCTCCAGCCCATTCCCCACCCCCATAGGGAATCAGTTTTACTAGCTTATCCTTTCAGTCTTTTTCCCCTAAATAAGCAaaaatgtgtctttatttttccctttcctgttTTATTTACATGGAAGGCATCTTAGCTGTCTGGCCATAGCTCCTCTAGTGGGCTGCGTGGTTCTCTGTTGGACAGATGTAGGGAGCTCATCCAACCAGCACCCTCTGAATAGGCAGGCGCACGATTACAGGGAAGGTCCGGGGGCATGTGCTGTTTGGTATTTGTGGGCTGTATCTTCTCACTGGACTCCTAAATATGGGATTCCTGggttaaaaagtataaatatgtttaatttgtTAACTACTGTCTAGGAATGCCTGTTTCTCCAGAGTGGGTACTTTTGGATTTTTGCCAGTCTAACAGGTGAAAGCCTGGAGATTCTTATTCAGTGGTTTGGGCTGGGGCCTGGCCATgtgtatttttgaaaattcttGCTGGTGATTTTGCTGCATGGCCAGGGTTGATAATGACAGTGCCAGATTTGCTGGATTTCCTTTGCTGTTACTGCATGTAGTTTAAACGAGACTGCCAGCACTGAGTATCTgtcaccatttttctttttgttagtttgcCCTCAGCCTTTTCTTTGACCTCTTCTTTCAGTCTGTGTGTACTTGCTGTCTCTTGGCCCAGACTTCTCGCTTCTTTTCTGCTGGGCCTCTGAGGGGTCACGGGGCCGTGACGCTGTGGCCTTGGTCTGCAGGTGTCTGACTTCCggcagcagctgctggcctgTGCAGGAGTGGAAGCTGAGCGCGTGGTGGAGTTTTCTTGTGGTGAGGAGCCGTGCCCAGGGTGGGGCAGGCTAGAGGTCGGGTTCTGGCCCCTGTTTTCTGTGTGTAATACCTCATACTGCGACCAGGCACAGGGGCGGAGGAGACCCCGGGATGGGAGCCTCGCCCTTCGTGCACTCGCCCAGGCTCTCCTGCTTTGCTCCCAGCTGCCTGCTGCCCAGTGTGACTGGCGATGGTGGGCGGGCTCCTGCGCTGGATGATGGGGCGGGGAAATGCCGTTTCTGCACTGTCCCGCTGCACACCTGCATCTCCAGTTTTCGGCCCCTCCCTGGCTCTTACCAGGTCACGTGATCCCTCCAGACAACATCCTGCCCCTTGTCATCTGCAGTGGGATCTCCAACCAGCCGCTGGAATTCACGTTCCAGAAAAGAGAGCTGCCTCAGATGGTCAGTCCCAGCCAGCTCGCCgcaccacagcctgggctcaGGCAGCAAAGGGTTTTCTGGGGCAGTGGCGCTCTGGCCCACCCTGAGTGTTTTCAGGTGTTGGGGAAATGGCACGGGGACACCCGCTATAGAGCCGCACAGAATGAGCGGCGTCCATCTAGATGTTTATGGAGGAAGGTCTGAGCTTCCCtgcccctcgcccctcgccccttACCCCTTACCCCTTACCCCTTAGGCTGCGAAATACATATTCTTAAAACCTCAAGGCATCCCCTGAGGATGCCTCACGCAGAGGAAAGCTGCTGGTTCCGTTTGGCGCTCTTGCCCTTTGGTTATATCTGTCCCTGCCGGGGGCAGGGATGCAGGGCTTGGGGGGCATTTCCTGTGGTGTGCCTGGGGTGTGCAGCCCCTGATTGTCATTGCGGTACCCATCAGGACCCTGGAGCGAAGAAGGGAGGACTCAGTGCCAGGGCAATAGGAAGGCCCCCCAGGGACACTAGTGCTGTGACGTGTGTCAGAAAGGCGCAGTCAGCAGCAGCGGCTGGGTGTGTTTGGTGGGAGGTGGCACCTACCACCCTGCGGTTCCCACCCAGGGGAGCCAAGTCCTCTTCCTTAGCTGTAGTCCTGCCGAGGGTCTCTCCTCAGTTTTGAGTCTCAAGGTTAAGACGCGGTTTGTGGGTGGCTGAGGGGTTGCTCCATGGgggctccctcccttccttccttagaTGGACGAGGCGGGTCGCATCCTCTGTAACCTCTGCGGTGTGGTTCCTGGAGGGGTGGTCTGTTTCTTCCCCTCCTACGAGTACCTGCGCCAGGTCCATGCCCACTGGGAGAAGGGTGGCCTGCTGGGCCGTCTGGCTGCCAGGAAGAAGGTGAGTGGCCTGTCGGCAGCCCTCCCACTCGTGAGGACAGTGCCACTGAGTCTTCCT from Pongo pygmaeus isolate AG05252 chromosome 10, NHGRI_mPonPyg2-v2.0_pri, whole genome shotgun sequence harbors:
- the DDX11 gene encoding ATP-dependent DNA helicase DDX11 isoform X4 — its product is MLETGLGAERPEQLESGEEELVLAEYESDEEKKAASGVDEDEDDLEEEHVTKIYYCSRTHSQLAQFVHEVKKSPFGKDVRLVSLGSRQNLCVNEDVKSLGSVQLINDRCVDMQRSRHEKKKGAEEEKPKRRRQEKQVACPFYNHEQMGLLRDEALAEVKDIEQLLALGKEARACPYYGSRLAIPAAQLVVLPYQMLLHAATRQAAGIRLQDQVVIIDEAHNLIDTITGMHSVEVSGSQLCQAHSQLLQYMERYGKRLKAKNLMYLKQILYLLEKFVAVLGGNIKQNPNTQSLSQTGTELKTINDFLFQSQIDNINLFKVQRYCEKSMISRKLFGFTERYGAVLSSREQPKLAGFQQFLQSLQPRTTEALAAPADESQASAPRPASPLMHIEGFLAALTTANQDGRVILSRQGSLSQSTLKFLLLNPAVHFAQVVKECRAVVIAGGTMQPVSDFRQQLLACAGVEAERVVEFSCGHVIPPDNILPLVICSGISNQPLEFTFQKRELPQMMDEAGRILCNLCGVVPGGVVCFFPSYEYLRQVHAHWEKGGLLGRLAARKKIFQEPKSAHQVEQVLVAYSRCIQACGQERGRVTGALLLSVVGGKMSEGINFSDNLGRCVVMVGMPFPNIRSPELQEKIAYLDQTLSPRPGAPREGSGGEPVYEGRQPVHRQGHQAPEGFCQHSAPGPAVCPAPCPGQAAGLDPSPCGGQSYLWPRHCCCAEVSPGEVGLFLMGNHTTAWRRALPLSCPLETVFVMGLVCRDPVTKVKPRRRVWSPERCQDAGAGISSRRRK
- the DDX11 gene encoding ATP-dependent DNA helicase DDX11 isoform X2 translates to MAELYRVLEAGKIGIFESPTGTGKSLSLICGALSWLRDFEQKKREEEARLLETGTGPLHDEKDESLCLSSSCEGAAGAPRPAGEPAWVTQFVQKKEERDLVDRLKAEQARRKQREERLQQLQHRVQLKYAAKRLRQEEEETENLLRLSREMLETGLGAERPEQLESGEEELVLAEYESDEEKKAASGVDEDEDDLEEEHVTKIYYCSRTHSQLAQFVHEVKKSPFGKDVRLVSLGSRQNLCVNEDVKSLGSVQLINDRCVDMQRSRHEKKKGAEEEKPKRRRQEKQVACPFYNHEQMGLLRDEALAEVKDIEQLLALGKEARACPYYGSRLAIPAAQLVVLPYQMLLHAATRQAAGIRLQDQVVIIDEAHNLIDTITGMHSVEVSGSQLCQAHSQLLQYMERYGKRLKAKNLMYLKQILYLLEKFVAVLGGNIKQNPNTQSLSQTGTELKTINDFLFQSQIDNINLFKVQRYCEKSMISRKLFGFTERYGAVLSSREQPKLAGFQQFLQSLQPRTTEALAAPADESQASAPRPASPLMHIEGFLAALTTANQDGRVILSRQGSLSQSTLKFLLLNPAVHFAQVVKECRAVVIAGGTMQPVSDFRQQLLACAGVEAERVVEFSCGHVIPPDNILPLVICSGISNQPLEFTFQKRELPQMMDEAGRILCNLCGVVPGGVVCFFPSYEYLRQVHAHWEKGGLLGRLAARKKIFQEPKSAHQVEQVLVAYSRCIQACGQERGRVTGALLLSVVGGKMSEGINFSDNLGRCVVMVGMPFPNIRSPELQEKIAYLDQTLSPRPGAPREGSGGEPVYEGRQPVHRQGHQAPEGFCQHSAPGPAVCPAPCPGQAAGLDPSPCGGQSYLWPRHCCCAEVSPGEVGLFLMGNHTTAWRRALPLSCPLETVFVMGLVCRDPVTKVKPRRRVWSPERCQDAGAGISSRRRK